Proteins found in one Litorihabitans aurantiacus genomic segment:
- a CDS encoding dolichyl-phosphate-mannose--protein mannosyltransferase yields the protein MTTVEGSRLWGWVAALAVTAVAAVLRLVALDRPARIVFDETYYVKQAYSLLTLGYEGDWADDQDEAFAAGDYSGLSESPDYVVHPPLGKWLIAIGMRLLGTESMVGWRISGAIAGIIGVLLVARIGRRLLGSTLLGATAGLLLAVDGMHIVMSRTGILDIFLSTFVIAAFGTLLLDREQSRRRLAARVAGDLGEYGRLRDPWGPRLGVRWWLVATGVLLGLACGVKWSGIYAVAVFGVVAVIWSVCARRAAGVRLWAGAGLLRDGVPSFLALVPTAVLTYVAGWASWFASDGAYLRRWAQDVNAVAEVPQRTWMPDALNSWWQYHLQMWDFHRGLSSEHTYESHPVGWLLQLRPTSFAWQRLLNADGEETDTVEVVLALGNPVVWWAGAVALLVVLWWAIRRRDWRAWGILAGYAAMYLPWFTYSEPFSDRTIFTFYTVAFAPFVALALAYAVGRMPAVRRGRRWPVVVLLAAAALVAAFFLPIWVGHPVAYRFWQLHMWIPNIDSLGIGWV from the coding sequence GTGACGACGGTCGAGGGGAGCCGTCTGTGGGGGTGGGTCGCCGCACTGGCCGTGACGGCCGTCGCGGCGGTGCTGCGACTGGTGGCGCTGGACCGGCCGGCACGCATCGTGTTCGACGAGACCTACTACGTGAAGCAGGCGTACTCGCTGCTCACGCTCGGGTACGAGGGCGACTGGGCGGACGACCAGGACGAGGCGTTCGCCGCCGGCGACTACTCGGGCCTGTCGGAGAGTCCCGACTACGTGGTGCACCCACCGCTGGGCAAGTGGCTGATCGCGATCGGGATGCGGCTGCTCGGGACGGAGTCGATGGTCGGCTGGCGCATCTCGGGCGCGATCGCCGGGATCATCGGCGTGCTGCTCGTGGCCCGGATCGGTCGGCGCCTGCTGGGCTCGACGCTGCTCGGCGCGACGGCGGGACTGCTGCTCGCCGTCGACGGCATGCACATCGTGATGAGCCGCACCGGGATCCTGGACATCTTCCTGTCGACCTTCGTGATCGCGGCGTTCGGCACGCTGCTGCTCGACCGGGAGCAGAGCCGGCGACGGCTCGCCGCACGGGTGGCGGGCGATCTCGGGGAGTACGGGCGCCTGCGCGACCCGTGGGGGCCGCGGCTCGGGGTCCGTTGGTGGCTCGTCGCGACCGGTGTGCTGCTCGGCCTCGCGTGCGGCGTGAAGTGGTCGGGGATCTACGCCGTGGCGGTGTTCGGTGTGGTGGCCGTGATCTGGTCGGTGTGCGCCCGCAGAGCGGCCGGCGTGCGCCTGTGGGCGGGGGCGGGCCTGCTGCGCGACGGCGTGCCCAGCTTCCTCGCACTGGTCCCGACGGCGGTGCTCACCTACGTCGCGGGCTGGGCCAGCTGGTTCGCGTCCGACGGCGCCTACCTGCGGCGGTGGGCCCAGGACGTCAACGCCGTCGCGGAGGTGCCGCAGCGCACGTGGATGCCGGACGCGCTGAACTCGTGGTGGCAGTACCACCTGCAGATGTGGGACTTCCACCGGGGGCTCAGCTCCGAGCACACCTACGAGTCGCACCCGGTGGGATGGCTGCTGCAGCTGCGTCCGACGTCGTTCGCGTGGCAGCGGCTGCTGAACGCCGACGGCGAGGAGACCGACACCGTCGAGGTGGTGCTGGCGCTGGGCAACCCCGTGGTCTGGTGGGCCGGTGCTGTCGCACTCCTGGTGGTGCTCTGGTGGGCGATCCGCCGCCGCGACTGGCGGGCCTGGGGAATCCTCGCCGGCTACGCGGCCATGTACCTGCCGTGGTTCACCTACTCCGAGCCATTCTCCGACCGGACGATCTTCACGTTCTACACCGTGGCGTTCGCGCCGTTCGTGGCGCTGGCGCTGGCCTACGCCGTCGGGAGGATGCCCGCGGTGCGGCGCGGTCGCCGCTGGCCGGTCGTCGTGCTGCTCGCCGCCGCCGCCCTGGTGGCGGCCTTCTTCCTGCCGATCTGGGTGGGTCACCCTGTCGCCTACCGGTTCTGGCAGCTCCACATGTGGATCCCGAACATCGACAGCCTCGGCATCGGCTGGGTCTGA
- a CDS encoding isochorismatase family protein, translated as MTRALIVVDVQPTFCEGGALPVAGGNDVAEQVAAFAETRRGEYAVVATTQDWHIDPGTHFSDAPDFIDTWPPHGVAGTDEAELHPALAGLHPDVSVRKGQYAAAYSGFEGTDEDGTPLGDLLRRAEVDAVDVVGLAESHCVLRTALDALEEGFTVRVLTDLTAPVSPEQGEAARETMADAGVVLVASTDA; from the coding sequence ATGACCCGAGCTCTCATCGTGGTGGACGTCCAGCCGACCTTCTGCGAGGGCGGTGCACTGCCGGTCGCGGGTGGCAACGACGTCGCCGAGCAGGTCGCGGCGTTCGCCGAGACCCGCCGGGGCGAGTACGCCGTCGTGGCGACGACGCAGGACTGGCACATCGACCCGGGTACGCACTTCAGCGACGCGCCCGACTTCATCGACACCTGGCCGCCCCACGGCGTCGCCGGCACGGACGAGGCCGAGCTGCACCCGGCGCTCGCGGGTCTCCACCCGGACGTGAGCGTGCGCAAGGGTCAGTACGCCGCCGCCTACTCGGGCTTCGAGGGCACGGACGAGGACGGCACGCCGCTCGGCGACCTGCTGCGGCGGGCGGAGGTCGACGCGGTCGACGTCGTGGGGCTGGCCGAGTCGCACTGCGTGCTGCGCACCGCGCTGGACGCGCTCGAGGAGGGCTTCACGGTGCGCGTGCTCACGGACCTCACAGCTCCGGTCTCGCCGGAGCAGGGCGAGGCCGCACGCGAGACGATGGCCGACGCCGGCGTCGTCCTCGTGGCGAGCACCGACGCCTGA
- a CDS encoding aminotransferase class I/II-fold pyridoxal phosphate-dependent enzyme: MDFRRIQGLPPYVFTIIDGLKIEARRAGRDVVDLGFGNPDLPSPQIAVDKLAEAAHNTRNHRYSSSRGIPKLREAVADLYQRRFGVTLDPEREIISTIGAKEGFSHLMWVLLQPGDTAIVPTPSYPIHIWGPYFAGASTLQVPVGDGDDGAGYVDRVIEAWEMGAPKPRVVVLSFPHNPTTTTVELADLQRLVDWARERDVALVHDLAYADMCFDGWQPPSIMQCEGAKEVAVELYSLTKSYSMAGWRVAFMVGRTDVIAALTQLKSYLDYGTFQPIQIAATVTLNEAHDYPAELSGIYESRRNALVDGLARAGWEIHRPRGTMFAWARIPEPYAEMGSIEFATHLVRECDVAVSPGVGFGAGGDQFVRFALIENEHRIGQATRSIKRGLTRLQG; the protein is encoded by the coding sequence ATGGACTTCCGCCGCATCCAGGGGCTGCCCCCGTACGTCTTCACGATCATCGACGGTCTGAAGATCGAGGCGCGGCGAGCCGGGCGCGACGTCGTCGACCTGGGATTCGGCAACCCGGACCTCCCGAGCCCCCAGATCGCCGTCGACAAGCTGGCCGAGGCGGCGCACAACACGCGCAACCACCGCTACTCCTCCTCGCGCGGGATCCCGAAGCTGCGCGAGGCCGTGGCCGATCTGTACCAGCGCCGGTTCGGCGTGACGCTGGACCCCGAGCGCGAGATCATCTCGACGATCGGGGCGAAGGAGGGGTTCAGCCACCTGATGTGGGTGCTGCTGCAGCCCGGTGACACCGCTATCGTGCCGACGCCCAGCTACCCGATCCACATCTGGGGCCCGTACTTCGCGGGCGCGTCCACGCTCCAGGTCCCGGTGGGCGACGGCGACGACGGCGCCGGGTACGTCGACCGCGTCATCGAGGCGTGGGAGATGGGGGCGCCGAAGCCCCGCGTGGTCGTGCTGTCCTTCCCGCACAACCCGACCACGACGACGGTCGAGCTCGCCGACCTGCAGCGGCTCGTGGACTGGGCGCGCGAGCGCGACGTCGCCCTCGTGCACGACCTCGCCTACGCCGACATGTGCTTCGACGGGTGGCAGCCGCCGTCGATCATGCAGTGCGAGGGGGCCAAGGAGGTCGCGGTCGAGCTGTACTCGCTGACGAAGTCCTACTCCATGGCGGGCTGGCGGGTGGCGTTCATGGTCGGCCGCACCGACGTGATCGCAGCGCTGACGCAGCTGAAGAGCTACCTCGACTACGGCACGTTCCAGCCGATCCAGATCGCGGCGACCGTGACGCTGAACGAGGCGCACGACTACCCGGCCGAGCTCTCGGGCATCTACGAGTCGCGGCGCAACGCGCTGGTGGACGGGCTCGCGCGGGCGGGCTGGGAGATCCACCGACCGCGCGGGACGATGTTCGCGTGGGCGCGGATCCCGGAGCCCTACGCGGAGATGGGGTCGATCGAGTTCGCGACGCACCTGGTGCGGGAGTGCGACGTCGCGGTGTCCCCGGGGGTGGGGTTCGGCGCCGGGGGCGATCAGTTCGTGCGGTTCGCGCTCATCGAGAACGAGCACCGGATCGGGCAGGCGACGCGGTCGATCAAGCGGGGGCTGACGCGGCTGCAGGGGTGA
- a CDS encoding PQQ-dependent sugar dehydrogenase, translating into MSRRPAASLRVLVASVAVAVGAVGACSPGGADETVEPGEGGTSSPSTATSSPGAGSGTAGSDDATAPSTGGTSDGTIDPVTEVAVASTLATGLPAPWGLARLPDGSALVTLRDEARVVVVTPTGEVRDVTGDGAQQLVDETVPDGEGGLLGVAAVPGEAGASGADALDVVIYRTGAEDNAVLRGTLDGTELGPLTVVVDGIPRARTHNGGQVGFGPDGMLYVATGDADQTELAQDADSLAGKILRVTPTGEPAPGNPVKGSRVFSLGHRNVQGIGWSPDGTMYASEFGQNALDELNRIEAGGNYGWPLVEGDEVAGGGPVPDEVVAPVATWATDVASPSGLAVTPSGVWLAGLRGQRLWLVSTEDSEGSGGSGEPEVRDFLTGELGRLRAVVAAGERELWVLTNATDGRGDPGPDDDRLLRVTY; encoded by the coding sequence ATGAGCAGACGCCCCGCCGCTTCGCTGAGAGTCCTCGTCGCCTCGGTGGCCGTCGCCGTCGGGGCGGTGGGCGCGTGCAGCCCGGGCGGGGCGGACGAGACCGTCGAACCGGGTGAGGGTGGCACCTCCTCGCCGTCGACCGCGACGTCGTCGCCCGGTGCGGGCTCGGGCACTGCGGGCTCGGACGACGCGACGGCGCCCAGCACCGGCGGCACGTCCGACGGCACCATCGACCCGGTCACCGAGGTCGCGGTCGCGAGCACCCTCGCGACGGGGCTCCCGGCCCCGTGGGGGCTCGCCCGCCTCCCCGACGGGAGCGCGCTGGTGACGCTGCGGGACGAGGCGCGCGTCGTCGTCGTGACGCCGACCGGTGAGGTGCGGGACGTGACGGGCGACGGGGCGCAGCAGCTCGTCGACGAGACCGTGCCGGACGGCGAGGGCGGGCTGCTCGGCGTGGCCGCGGTGCCGGGGGAGGCGGGGGCGTCGGGCGCCGACGCCCTCGATGTCGTGATCTACCGGACCGGTGCCGAGGACAACGCCGTGCTGCGCGGGACGCTGGACGGGACGGAGCTGGGTCCGCTGACGGTGGTGGTCGACGGGATCCCGCGTGCGCGGACCCACAACGGCGGGCAGGTCGGGTTCGGTCCCGACGGGATGCTGTACGTCGCCACCGGGGACGCCGACCAGACCGAGCTCGCCCAGGACGCCGACTCGCTCGCGGGCAAGATCCTCCGGGTGACGCCGACGGGGGAGCCCGCACCGGGCAACCCGGTCAAGGGATCGCGCGTGTTCTCGCTGGGGCACCGCAACGTGCAGGGCATCGGGTGGTCGCCGGACGGGACGATGTACGCCAGCGAGTTCGGGCAGAACGCGCTCGACGAGCTCAACCGCATCGAGGCGGGCGGGAACTACGGCTGGCCCCTGGTGGAGGGGGACGAGGTCGCCGGCGGCGGTCCGGTGCCGGACGAGGTCGTGGCTCCGGTCGCGACGTGGGCCACGGACGTGGCGAGCCCGAGCGGGCTGGCCGTGACGCCGTCGGGCGTGTGGCTCGCGGGTCTGCGGGGCCAGCGGCTCTGGCTGGTGAGCACGGAGGATTCGGAGGGGTCGGGTGGCTCGGGCGAGCCTGAGGTGCGCGACTTCCTCACCGGCGAGCTCGGGCGGCTGCGCGCGGTCGTGGCCGCGGGGGAGCGCGAGCTGTGGGTGCTGACGAACGCGACAGACGGCCGCGGCGACCCGGGGCCGGACGACGACCGGCTGCTGCGCGTGACCTACTGA
- the metG gene encoding methionine--tRNA ligase, whose amino-acid sequence MSHILSAVAWPYANGPRHIGHVAGFGVPSDVFSRYQRMAGNDVLMVSGTDEHGTPILVQAEQTGVSPQDLADRYNRVIAEDLTQLGLTYDLFTRTTTRNHYRVAQELFRQVHANGYMVEQTTSGAISPSTGRTLPDRYIEGTCPICGYDGARGDQCDNCGNQLDASELKNPRSRINGEVPQFVETEHFFLDLPALADAIASWLGTRTAWRPNVLNFSQNLLKDVRPRAMTRDIDWGIPVPLDGWSDNPNKRLYVWFDAVVGYLSASIEWARRQDLAAGGDGRMDASGAEAWRAWWNDPQARSYYFMGKDNITFHSQIWPAELLAYAGKGARGGEPGFFGELNLPTEVVSSEYLNVGGAQFSTSRGNVILVRDMLARFQPDALRYFIAAAGPETSDSEFTWPEFQRRTNDELVAGWGNLVNRTATLVHKNFGEVPAPVAPTEDDRALLATTAAGFDAVGDLLGTQRLRAGVGEAMRVVGEVNRYVSAQQPWTLKGEENRDRLATVLHTCVQAVADCSVLLSPVLPHSSQAVHEAFGGTGRLAPMPRLEEVTDLDDDSRHYPVITGDYRLGTDLAAWRSEAVVPGTTVPKPAPVFTKLTDEAIEAEVERLQG is encoded by the coding sequence GTGAGTCACATCCTCTCCGCCGTCGCCTGGCCCTACGCCAACGGCCCGCGGCACATCGGCCACGTCGCCGGATTCGGCGTCCCCTCCGACGTGTTCAGCCGCTACCAGCGCATGGCGGGCAACGACGTGCTGATGGTCTCCGGCACCGACGAGCACGGCACCCCGATCCTCGTGCAGGCCGAGCAGACCGGCGTCTCGCCCCAGGACCTCGCGGACCGCTACAACCGCGTCATCGCCGAGGACCTCACGCAGCTCGGGCTCACCTACGACCTGTTCACCCGCACCACCACGCGCAACCACTACCGCGTGGCGCAGGAGCTCTTCCGCCAGGTGCACGCCAACGGCTACATGGTCGAGCAGACCACGAGCGGCGCGATCTCCCCGAGCACCGGCCGCACCCTCCCGGACCGCTACATCGAGGGCACCTGCCCGATCTGCGGCTACGACGGCGCGCGCGGCGACCAGTGCGACAACTGCGGCAACCAGCTCGACGCGAGCGAGCTGAAGAACCCCCGCAGCCGCATCAACGGCGAGGTGCCGCAGTTCGTCGAGACCGAGCACTTCTTCCTCGACCTCCCGGCGCTCGCGGACGCCATCGCGTCCTGGCTCGGCACGCGCACCGCCTGGCGGCCGAACGTGTTGAACTTCAGCCAGAACCTGCTCAAGGACGTCCGCCCGCGCGCCATGACGCGCGACATCGACTGGGGCATCCCGGTGCCGCTGGACGGGTGGAGCGACAACCCGAACAAGCGCCTGTACGTGTGGTTCGACGCCGTCGTCGGCTACCTCAGCGCGAGCATCGAGTGGGCGCGGCGCCAGGACCTCGCGGCGGGCGGCGACGGCCGCATGGATGCGTCCGGGGCCGAGGCGTGGCGCGCCTGGTGGAACGATCCCCAGGCGCGGTCGTACTACTTCATGGGCAAGGACAACATCACCTTCCACTCCCAGATCTGGCCCGCAGAGCTGCTGGCCTACGCCGGGAAGGGCGCGCGGGGCGGCGAGCCGGGCTTCTTCGGCGAGCTCAACCTGCCGACCGAGGTCGTCTCGAGCGAGTACCTCAACGTGGGCGGCGCGCAGTTCTCCACCAGCCGCGGCAACGTCATCCTCGTGCGCGACATGCTCGCGCGGTTCCAGCCCGACGCGCTGCGCTACTTCATCGCGGCCGCCGGCCCGGAGACGAGCGACTCCGAGTTCACCTGGCCCGAGTTCCAGCGCCGCACCAACGACGAGCTGGTGGCCGGCTGGGGCAACCTGGTCAACCGCACCGCGACCCTCGTGCACAAGAACTTCGGCGAGGTCCCGGCCCCGGTCGCGCCCACCGAGGACGACCGCGCCCTGCTCGCCACGACGGCGGCCGGCTTCGACGCCGTCGGCGACCTCCTCGGCACGCAGCGCCTGCGCGCCGGTGTGGGCGAGGCGATGCGCGTGGTGGGCGAGGTCAACCGCTACGTGTCCGCCCAGCAGCCGTGGACGCTCAAGGGTGAGGAGAACCGCGACCGCCTCGCGACCGTGCTGCACACGTGCGTCCAGGCCGTCGCGGACTGCTCCGTCCTGCTCTCCCCGGTCCTGCCGCACAGCTCGCAGGCCGTGCACGAGGCGTTCGGCGGCACCGGTCGCCTCGCGCCCATGCCGCGCCTGGAGGAGGTCACCGACCTCGACGACGACAGCCGCCACTACCCGGTCATCACCGGCGACTACCGCCTCGGGACCGACCTCGCCGCCTGGCGCAGCGAGGCCGTCGTCCCCGGGACCACCGTCCCGAAGCCGGCGCCCGTCTTCACGAAGCTGACCGACGAGGCCATCGAGGCCGAGGTCGAGCGGCTGCAGGGCTGA
- a CDS encoding TatD family hydrolase: MGRTRERGWPPAPDPLGEGVLLVDNHTHLGSAIDVLPAGEQVPTAEQEIAWARAAGVTRLVQVACDLDAIEPGLELARTQPEVLLAVAIHPNEAVLHAGVREIAPDGLDPDPQPRHATSLDDAIDAVVRAARQERTRAVGETGLDFFRGGERAREVQRASFRAHVALAKELGLPLQIHDREAHAEVIEILLADGAPEVTVFHCFSGDAAMARMCAEQGWYLSIAGPVTFRANDAGREAVRAVPLSRLLLETDAPYLTPHPFRGRPNGPYLLPHTAREVARVRGEDVAEVARVTTATAVELYGPW; encoded by the coding sequence GTGGGTCGCACGCGCGAGAGGGGCTGGCCGCCCGCCCCGGATCCCCTGGGCGAGGGGGTCCTGCTGGTCGACAACCACACGCACCTCGGCAGCGCGATCGACGTCCTCCCCGCGGGCGAGCAGGTCCCGACGGCGGAGCAGGAGATCGCGTGGGCACGCGCCGCGGGCGTCACCCGCCTCGTGCAGGTCGCGTGCGACCTCGACGCGATCGAGCCCGGCCTCGAGCTCGCGCGCACGCAGCCGGAGGTGCTGCTTGCCGTCGCGATCCACCCGAACGAGGCCGTGCTCCACGCGGGGGTCCGCGAGATCGCGCCCGACGGGCTCGACCCCGATCCGCAACCCCGCCACGCGACGTCGCTGGACGACGCGATCGACGCCGTCGTGCGCGCGGCGCGGCAGGAGCGCACGCGCGCCGTCGGCGAGACGGGGCTGGACTTCTTCCGCGGCGGGGAGCGGGCGCGCGAGGTGCAGCGCGCCTCGTTCCGCGCGCACGTCGCCCTCGCCAAGGAGCTGGGCCTGCCGCTGCAGATCCACGACCGCGAGGCCCACGCCGAGGTCATCGAGATCCTGCTGGCCGACGGCGCCCCCGAGGTGACCGTCTTCCACTGCTTCTCCGGCGACGCCGCGATGGCCCGCATGTGCGCCGAGCAGGGCTGGTACCTCTCGATCGCCGGTCCGGTCACGTTCCGGGCGAACGACGCCGGGCGGGAGGCCGTGCGCGCCGTCCCGCTCTCGCGCCTGCTGCTCGAGACCGACGCGCCGTACCTGACGCCGCACCCGTTCCGGGGCCGCCCGAACGGGCCGTACCTGCTCCCGCACACCGCGCGCGAGGTGGCGCGCGTGCGCGGGGAGGACGTGGCGGAGGTCGCCCGGGTGACGACGGCGACGGCGGTGGAGCTGTACGGGCCCTGGTGA
- a CDS encoding transglycosylase SLT domain-containing protein yields the protein MWQKESNWNHTAQNPSSSAYGIPQSLPGSKMASAGADWRTNPATQITWGLNYIDGRYGTPCGAWDHSKRKNWY from the coding sequence CTGTGGCAGAAGGAGAGCAACTGGAACCACACGGCGCAGAACCCCAGCTCCAGCGCCTACGGCATCCCGCAGTCGCTCCCCGGCAGCAAGATGGCGTCGGCCGGTGCTGACTGGCGCACGAACCCGGCGACCCAGATCACCTGGGGCCTGAACTACATCGACGGTCGCTACGGCACGCCGTGCGGCGCGTGGGATCACTCCAAGCGCAAGAACTGGTACTGA
- a CDS encoding resuscitation-promoting factor, which translates to MSDPAVPEIPTADTDVPEQSAPAGEAATAPALRRRRRLLIGAAAAALVAVVGAGGAVTAHAHKVVELDVDGDVVASSSFRGSVAGFLEENGVELGEHDEVSPSLDSPLRQGENVTVLRAAPVNIVVDGEDDVLWTTADDAGAALAAFGLEGRDVQMAVSRSTGRSEMDLPLSERTSLTVDGGTQELELEPGTTLAQALENLGLTLADLDEITVTSEPDGTSVVTIVRVVVSERVENEAVPFTSREEDDATLLVGRTAVVTEGVDGNIERRYSVTTRDGVEVAADLTSEGVTVEMVEQVTAIGTKPKPKPVPAPAPARSSAPSSSGSSGGGSTSSGGGEAAPAPEPEPAPAAPSGDVWGKLAQCESGGNPSIISSNGKYHGLYQFTVSTWQSVGGSGLPSDASPAEQTERAQALQARSGWGQWPACARKLGLR; encoded by the coding sequence ATGTCCGACCCCGCCGTGCCCGAGATCCCGACCGCCGACACCGACGTCCCCGAGCAGTCCGCCCCCGCCGGTGAGGCGGCCACCGCCCCGGCTCTCCGACGTCGCCGTCGCCTCCTGATCGGTGCGGCGGCCGCCGCGCTGGTCGCCGTCGTCGGCGCGGGTGGCGCGGTCACGGCCCACGCGCACAAGGTCGTCGAGCTCGACGTCGACGGCGACGTCGTCGCCTCGAGCTCGTTCCGCGGCAGCGTCGCGGGATTCCTCGAGGAGAACGGCGTCGAGCTGGGCGAGCACGACGAGGTCTCGCCGTCGCTCGACTCGCCGCTCCGCCAGGGCGAGAACGTGACGGTGCTGCGGGCGGCGCCGGTCAACATCGTCGTCGACGGTGAGGACGACGTGCTGTGGACGACGGCGGACGACGCCGGCGCCGCGCTCGCCGCGTTCGGGCTCGAGGGGCGCGACGTGCAGATGGCCGTCTCGCGCTCCACCGGCCGCAGCGAGATGGACCTGCCGCTCAGCGAGCGCACGTCGCTGACGGTCGACGGCGGCACGCAGGAGCTCGAGCTCGAGCCCGGCACCACCCTCGCCCAGGCGCTCGAGAACCTCGGCCTCACCCTGGCCGACCTCGACGAGATCACGGTGACGAGCGAGCCCGACGGGACCTCCGTCGTCACCATCGTGCGCGTGGTCGTGTCCGAGCGCGTCGAGAACGAGGCGGTGCCCTTCACCTCGCGCGAGGAGGACGACGCCACTCTGCTGGTCGGACGCACCGCCGTCGTGACCGAGGGTGTGGACGGCAACATCGAGAGGCGCTACTCCGTCACCACGCGTGACGGCGTCGAGGTCGCGGCGGACCTCACGAGCGAGGGCGTCACCGTCGAGATGGTCGAGCAGGTCACGGCGATCGGGACGAAGCCGAAGCCGAAGCCCGTTCCGGCGCCCGCGCCGGCGCGCAGCTCGGCGCCGTCGTCCTCCGGCTCCTCGGGAGGTGGCTCGACCTCGTCCGGCGGCGGCGAGGCGGCCCCGGCCCCTGAGCCCGAGCCGGCGCCCGCCGCGCCGTCGGGCGACGTGTGGGGCAAGCTCGCGCAGTGCGAGTCCGGCGGGAACCCGAGCATCATCAGCTCCAACGGCAAGTACCACGGGCTCTATCAGTTCACGGTGTCGACCTGGCAGTCGGTGGGCGGCTCGGGCCTCCCGTCCGACGCTTCGCCGGCCGAGCAGACCGAACGCGCCCAGGCGCTCCAGGCTCGCTCGGGCTGGGGCCAGTGGCCCGCGTGCGCCCGCAAGCTGGGTCTGCGCTGA
- the rsmA gene encoding 16S rRNA (adenine(1518)-N(6)/adenine(1519)-N(6))-dimethyltransferase RsmA: protein MTVPDAPGAPDTTDTADATATPAVQLLTTAHVRDLLGLTGVRPTKTLGQNFVTDPGTVRRIVRVAGVQPGDVVVEVGPGLGSLTLGLLEAGAHVVAVEIDPPLAEKLPGTVAAHAPEVADRLTVVRSDAMDVTELPAPGGRPATRLVANLPYNVAVPVLLTMLERFDHLAEVLVMVQAEVADRIAAPSGSKTYGIPSVKAAWYAQASRAGSVGRNVFWPTPNVDSALVRLVRRDPPAGEATREETFAVIDAAFAQRRKTLRAALAGWAGSPVRAEEVLRAAGVDPTLRGERLEVTDFAAIAAAGRG from the coding sequence GTGACCGTTCCCGACGCCCCCGGTGCTCCCGACACCACCGACACCGCCGATGCCACCGCCACTCCGGCCGTCCAGCTCCTGACGACGGCGCACGTGCGCGACCTGCTCGGGCTGACCGGTGTGCGACCCACCAAGACGCTGGGGCAGAACTTCGTGACCGACCCCGGCACGGTGCGGCGCATCGTGCGCGTGGCCGGTGTGCAGCCGGGCGACGTGGTGGTCGAGGTGGGCCCGGGGCTGGGGTCGCTGACCCTGGGGCTGCTTGAGGCGGGGGCGCACGTCGTCGCCGTCGAGATCGATCCACCGCTGGCCGAGAAGCTGCCCGGCACGGTGGCCGCGCACGCGCCCGAGGTCGCCGACCGGCTCACGGTGGTGCGCTCCGACGCGATGGACGTGACCGAGCTGCCGGCCCCCGGCGGGCGGCCCGCGACGCGTCTGGTGGCGAACCTGCCCTACAACGTGGCCGTGCCCGTGCTGCTGACGATGCTCGAGCGGTTCGACCACCTCGCCGAGGTGCTCGTGATGGTGCAGGCCGAGGTGGCCGACCGGATCGCGGCGCCGTCGGGGTCGAAGACGTACGGGATCCCGTCGGTCAAGGCGGCCTGGTACGCGCAGGCGTCGCGTGCGGGGTCGGTGGGGCGCAACGTCTTCTGGCCGACGCCGAACGTCGACTCCGCACTCGTGCGGCTGGTGCGGCGCGACCCGCCGGCGGGGGAGGCGACGCGCGAGGAGACGTTCGCGGTGATCGACGCGGCGTTCGCGCAGCGGCGCAAGACGCTGCGGGCCGCGCTCGCCGGGTGGGCGGGGTCGCCCGTGCGGGCCGAGGAGGTGCTGCGGGCCGCGGGGGTCGACCCGACGCTGCGCGGGGAGCGGCTCGAGGTCACCGACTTCGCGGCGATCGCGGCGGCCGGGCGGGGGTAA
- a CDS encoding helix-turn-helix domain-containing protein, whose translation MADPRIDEIGPRLRSARRRAGLTLETLAERAGVSPSTLSRLESGKRQANLELLLPLARELRLGLDELVPPAVPDPRVRRRPQTHRGITMVPLAPEGSPVQTVRITYDPGGELPRQRTHDGYEWLYVISGRLRLRLAEHDLVLEPGEAAEFDTRTPHALSCHGDEPCVLVAIFNADGERIHTRAAPSRRGASAGAASGGAASGGAASGGAASGGAASGGAASDG comes from the coding sequence ATGGCCGACCCGCGCATCGACGAGATCGGACCCCGGCTGCGGTCCGCGCGACGGCGTGCCGGGCTCACGCTCGAGACGCTGGCCGAGCGCGCCGGCGTCTCGCCGAGCACGCTGTCGCGCCTGGAGAGCGGGAAGCGCCAGGCGAACCTCGAGCTCCTGCTGCCGCTCGCGCGCGAGCTGCGGCTGGGTCTGGACGAGCTGGTACCGCCCGCCGTCCCCGACCCGCGGGTGCGCCGCCGGCCGCAGACCCACCGCGGCATCACGATGGTCCCGCTCGCGCCCGAGGGCTCGCCCGTGCAGACGGTGCGCATCACCTACGACCCCGGTGGCGAGCTGCCGCGGCAGCGCACGCACGACGGCTACGAGTGGCTGTACGTCATCAGCGGCCGGCTGCGGCTGCGGCTGGCCGAGCACGACCTGGTGCTCGAGCCCGGCGAGGCGGCCGAGTTCGACACCCGCACCCCGCACGCGCTCAGCTGCCACGGGGACGAGCCGTGCGTCCTGGTCGCGATCTTCAACGCCGACGGCGAGCGCATCCACACCCGCGCGGCGCCGTCGCGGCGTGGGGCGTCGGCCGGAGCGGCGTCGGGCGGAGCGGCGTCGGGTGGTGCGGCGTCGGGCGGAGCGGCGTCGGGTGGTGCGGCGTCGGGCGGAGCGGCGTCGGACGGCTGA